One Malus domestica chromosome 11, GDT2T_hap1 genomic region harbors:
- the LOC114819788 gene encoding uncharacterized protein, whose translation MRLLTWNCQGIGGDLTVDNLLKQNRLHTPDIVVLLETKNKSSRYGYLKNTCTLWNPETLGETSVYSGGMFPRRLGNNKGMTLLIGDFNDILCNDEKEGGNYRPMSSMQDFREFVAQNELMDLGFVGYPFTWRNNQEAKPIQQRLDRGLATMGWQDLYPENTIRHVVLEGSDHALLFLSTEKEDEAVIFSIATSYFAELFKSSRPGQIDELRECLAPRVSAADNLALTAAVSEEEIKMAVFQIPPIRAPGPDGYSGCFYQDHWDTVGKDVIKIVKAFWHSGTIMRKLNHINLVLIPKVKCPKNMTQYRPIALCNVIYKVIAKVLTNRLKMVMPKVICGNQSAFVAGKQIQDNILVVHELIHSLLHKKKGDQTGMDIKLDMAKAYDRVKWVFLLSMMAKLGFAPLFCNWIKECISTASFSILVNGNPTGLVLSERRLRQGDPLSPYLFLLCTEGLSMLIRRGMERGALHGLCVSANGTPISHLFFADDSVLFGHASVEEARGIVEVLRTYARGSGQAVNLSKSLIFFGWKTSNRVRRKIGRTMGIQCKTGFGRYLGLQSDFGHSKRVVFEEVRDRLESRLTGWAEQFLCQAGKEVLVKAVAMAMPNYAMSCFKLPIGCFNLAFPAKIGWRLIQNPGSLLAIVLKEKYYPGKSFTEAGKGSSSWKSELILASFHRDDVGPILSIPLSKTGCRDRMVWHYNANRVYSVRSGYGVAMNLMENGALGKKGRGSASDKPKNCYAWNLIWKLKGRDNAEEIMQEFAFGLWRLWKNRNEVVFNGVYQQPLELLEAWSRNISEFRDATLSETAGKQPRCRPMIASLDRGVCRWEKPAFGVLKVNTDASWCKTTLRTGVGWVCRDFAGLLHGAGGSGVELCHSAAVGEAAAIRTALMACIDYGYDNVVIESDAKVIIQMIRHELDHDFSLECILGDIEVLACRLRSVSFSYVPRESNVAAHSVAKFVFNKGREFGWDCIGPEFLFNILAQDVNLSIRI comes from the exons ATGAGGCTACTCACTTGGAACTGTCAGGGTATCGGGGGTGACTTGACAGTTGACAATCTGCTAAAGCAGAATCGGCTCCACACCCCTGACATTGTGGTTTTGCTGGAAACCAAGAATAAAAGTAGTCGGTATGGGTATCTCAAGAATACATGCACGCTGTGGAACCCAGAAACATTGGGGGAGACCTCTGTGTATTCTGGCGGGATGTTTCCCAG GCGGCTTGGGAACAATAAGGGAATGACTCTTCTCATCGGGGATTTTAATGACATTCTGTGTAATGATGAGAAAGAGGGGGGCAACTACAGACCGATGTCTAGTATGCAAGACTTTAGAGAGTTTGTGGCTCAAAATGAGCTCATGGACTTGGGTTTTGTTGGCTATCCGTTTACGTGGCGGAACAACCAAGAGGCGAAGCCTATTCAGCAGCGCCTGGACAGGGGTTTGGCTACAATGGGTTGGCAGGACCTTTACCCTGAGAACACAATCAGGCACGTGGTTCTGGAAGGGTCGGATCATGCTCTGCTATTTTTGTCCACGGAGAAA GAGGACGAAGCAGTGATCTTCTCAATTGCTACCTCTTATTTCGCGGAGTTATTTAAGTCGAGCAGGCCTGGGCAAATCGATGAGCTTAGGGAATGCCTGGCACCACGTGTGTCTGCTGCGGACAACCTTGCCTTAACGGCAGCGGTGTCTGAGGAGGAAATCAAAATGGCTGTCTTCCAAATCCCTCCAATTAGGGCCCCGGGTCCGGACGGGTACTCTGGATGCTTTTACCAGGATCATTGGGATACAGTGGGCAAGGATGTGATCAAGATAGTCAAAGCCTTCTGGCATTCTGGTACTATTATGAGGAAACTGAATCATATTAACCTTGTGCTTATTCCTAAGGTTAAGTGCCCGAAGAACATGACGCAATACCGGCCTATTGCACTATGCAATGTAATCTACAAAGTCATTGCCAAGGTTCTCACTAACCGGCTAAAGATGGTGATGCCAAAGGTGATTTGTGGCAACCAATCTGCCTTTGTGGCGGGGAAACAAATTCAGGACAACATTTTGGTGGTGCACGAGCTTATACACTCACtacttcataaaaaaaaaggtgatcAGACTGGCATGGATATTAAGCTCGACATGGCTAAGGCGTACGACCGCGTGAAGTGGGTGTTCCTCTTATCCATGATGGCGAAACTGGGGTTCGCTCCTCTATTTTGCAACTGGATTAAGGAGTGTATTTCCACTGCCTCTTTCAGCATCCTAGTAAACGGGAACCCGACTGGGCTTGTCCTGTCGGAGCGAAGGCTGCGACAAGGAGACCCCCTATCTCCCTATCTCTTCCTGCTCTGTACGGAAGGTCTTTCTATGCTCATTAGGAGAGGGATGGAGCGGGGTGCCCTCCACGGGTTATGTGTGTCGGCTAATGGGACCCCGATCTCGCATCTGTTTTTTGCGGATGACTCGGTGTTATTCGGTCATGCAAGTGTGGAGGAGGCGAGAGGCATCGTTGAGGTGTTACGGACATACGCCCGTGGCTCGGGCCAAGCTGTTAATCTGTCCAAAAGCTTGATTTTCTTCGGCTGGAAGACCTCGAACAGGGTGAGGAGAAAGATTGGCCGGACCATGGGAATCCAATGCAAGACTGGGTTTGGTAGGTATCTTGGGCTGCAATCTGATTTTGGCCACTCTAAAAGAGTGGTTTTTGAAGAGGTGCGGGACAGACTTGAATCTCGGCTAACAGGTTGGGCTGAGCAATTTCTATGTCAAGCAGGAAAGGAAGTCCTTGTCAAGGCAGTGGCCATGGCGATGCCAAACTATGCCATGAGCTGTTTTAAACTACCCATTGGG TGTTTTAATCTGGCGTTCCCCGCCAAGATTGGGTGGCGGCTGATCCAGAATCCGGGGTCTTTGCTCGCTATTGTTCTGAAGGAAAAATACTATCCTGGGAAGAGTTTTACTGAGGCGGGAAAGG GGTCCAGCTCTTGGAAAAGTGAACTGATTTTGGCAAGCTTTCACCGGGACGATGTGGGACCGATCTTAAGCATCCCCTTAAGCAAGACTGGGTGCCGGGACCGGATGGTGTGGCATTACAACGCGAATAGGGTTTACTCGGTTCGATCGGGGTATGGAGTGGCTATGAACCTTATGGAAAATGGTGCTTTGGGGAAGAAAGGCCGAGGGTCTGCTAGCGACAAGCCAAAAAATTGCTATGCTTGGAACTTGATCTGGAAGTTGAAG GGGAGAGACAACGCGGAGGAGATCATGCAGGAGTTTGCCTTTGGATTATGGAGACTGTGGAAAAACAGAAATGAGGTGGTTTTTAATGGGGTGTACCAGCAgcccttggagcttttggaggcCTGGAGCAGGAACATCTCTGAATTCAGAGACGCTACGCTCAGTGAGACTGCGGGCAAACAACCTCGGTGTCGACCGATGATCGCTTCTTTGGACCGGGGGGTTTGTAGATGGGAGAAGCCGGCGTTCGGGGTCCTCAAGGTCAACACTGACGCCTCGTGGTGCAAGACCACCCTCCGCACGGGGGTGGGCTGGGTCTGCCGCGACTTTGCTGGATTACTTCATGGTGCAGGGGGATCAGGAGTTGAGCTGTGTCACTCCGCGGCTGTTGGGGAAGCTGCTGCAATTAGGACCGCCCTCATGGCTTGCATTGACTATGGGTATGATAATGTTGTTATTGAATCTGATGCCAAAGTGATTATTCAGATGATTAGGCATGAACTGGATCATGATTTCAGTCTTGAATGTATTCTTGGTGATATTGAGGTTCTAGCGTGTAGGTTGAGGTCAGTTTCGTTCTCTTACGTGCCTAGGGAGAGCAATGTTGCTGCTCACTCGGTTgctaagtttgttttcaataaGGGTCGTGAATTTGGGTGGGACTGTATTGGGcctgaatttttgtttaatatcCTAGCCCAGGATGTAAACCTTTCTATTCGTATCTAA